The DNA sequence GAAGTAGAACACACCATTGAAAATCCTGAGTTTGATTTTGTCTGCCCGAAATGTGGTTCCAATCATATCTACCAGGATGAAAGGCTTGGTGGAATATTCGGGATCAGTGTACTGTTTTTGGGATTACCCGTAAAAATTCCGGCCAACCTATATCACTGTTATTACTGTGGTAATGAATTTAAGCGTTAAAATGACTCCCTGATCCTACTATAAGTATCAAATCAGGTTTAAAATATTCAAAGAATTATGAAAATCATCTGCATAGGAAGAAACTATAGCGAACACGCAAAAGAATTAGGAAATGAAATTCCTGAGAATCCTGTTATTTTTATGAAACCGGATACAGCAGTTCTAAAGGGAAATGACTTCTACATCCCTGAATTCTCAAATGATATTCACTACGAGCTTGAAGTGGTATTAAAAATTTCCAAGGGAGGAAAATATATTCAGAAAGAAACGGCTAATAAGCATTATGAAGAAATAGGCCTGGGAATAGATTTCACAGCGAGAGATCTTCAGAGTGAGCTAAAATCAAAAGGGCTTCCATGGGAGCTTGCTAAAGGTTTTGACGGTTCTGCCGTAGTAAGCAGTTTCTTCAAAAAGGAGAACTTCAGCCTTGAGAGCCTTCAGTTTTCATTGTTGAAGAACAAGGAGAAGGTACAGGATGGCAATACAAAAGATATGATGTTCAATTTTGATGAAATTATTGCCTTCGCTTCTCAGTATTTTACATTAAGAGTAGGTGACCTTATTTTCACAGGAACTCCAAAAGGAGTTGGAAAGGTAGAAGAAAATGATATTCTGGAGGCTTATCTCGAAGAGGAAAAAATCCTTGATATCCGAATATTATAAGTATTTAACATCAGAGTTTGGCAAATTTTCACTATCTTTAGGTAACAAAATTAGAGGTTATGATAAATATTGTAGTACCCGTAGATTTTGGGGACAAGACAGACCAATTGGTAGACGGTGCCATAAAATTTGCAAAACAGCTTAACGGCAGAATTTACCTTATCCATGTAGCGCCATCAGATATTGGCTTTGCCATTGGTGATATGGGATTTCAATATTTTCCGGAAGTGGAAGCCAATGAAATCAGAGAAGAGCTGGTACAGCTTAATAAAATTGAGCAGAGAATTATCGCTCATGATATCGATTGTGAGCACCTTTTAAAACAAGGACTTGCCAAAGATATCATTCTGGAACATGCAAAAGCAAAAAATGCAGATTATATTGTGATGGGATCACATGGCAGAAGCGGAATCTATGATGTATTCGTGGGAAGCTTAACCAAAGGAATTACTAAAAGTTCAAGTATTCCTGTTCTGGTACTTCCAATTCACGACTAAGAAAAAGAAAATTTTAATCGTTAGTAATAAAAAAACCGATCAGAACATATTGTCTGATCGGTTTTTTACTATATAACCAATTAATTAACCTTCTTTTTTGTAGATATTCGGATCGTAGTAAGGATGCTTACCTTCCGTTGGAGAATAATAGTCTTTGTCTTTGTCTCCACCTAATGTTACTACAAGAACATAGCACCAATAAGTAAATAATACACAGCAAACTGCAAATAGAATCCAATTTAGAACATTACCGAAATTATCAAAGAACCCGAAACTCCATTTGAAAACTTTACTTAAGAATAGAAAGAAAGACGTCATTATTTTCCTTTTTTAAATTAACTTTGTACAAATTTATAAAAAATGTTTAAATTACTTTCAAAAGAAAGCAATATTTTTTCAATTCCTGTTTATATTGGTTTTCTTCTTTTAGTAGTCGTAATATTTAACATACTGAATTTCAATACTTACGAAGCCATTGTTGCCGGAATAACTTTTCTGGGAATTGCTTTGGGATATTTTTGTTTTCACAGTATTGCCCTTAATTATCAGACGCATCTTCCATTATTTTTATATACTTTTTTCATTTTCGGGCTGTATCCCGGAAATCTGGATATAGGAATTGCAGTTTCACTGCTTACAAACTCCTTTCTTATCCTTCTTCTGACCAGTGCAGATGAAGATATCAGAAAGAAATCATATGTATTGGTAGGGTCTATTGTGGCATTGAATTTTATTTTCCTTCCTACCACATGGCCGATGGCTGTTTTTGTGATCATCCACGTGATTGCAACCTCTGCCAAAATCACCTTGAACCTTTTCAGATTCCTGCTGGGAATTGTTCTGATTACCTTCAGTTATTTCTCTGTGATGTATTTTGTTCAGTTCACTTCCTGGAATATAGATTATTTCCCATTTGGAAAGATGAAGCCAGTAACGGATTATACGGAGCTTCTGCCACTGATTCCTGTGGTTCTGATGCTTATTTATGCGGTATATGACCATTTTAAAAATTATAACAAGAAAAGCCCGATAAGCAGGTATAAATATACTTTCCTGCTGGTCTTTTCGATGGCGCAGCTTGTTTCCATCGTCCTGTATATGAATAAGAGCTATGAATATCTGCTGCTTCTGGCATTTCCTTCAAGTATTATTCTGAGCAGAATGATGAGATTTTTACCTAAATACTGGATGCGTGAAGCCAGTGTATGGCTTATTATTATTAGTTTACTGACCTTTAAAGCAGGTACAGTTTTTGATTTATTTTAGAAAATTATGATTCAGATAGACGATAAATTGATTTCTGAGGAAATTTTTTCCGAAGAATTTGTTTGCAACCTTACGAAATGTAAAGGTGCATGTTGTGTGGAAGGAGATGTAGGGGCTCCGTTGGATAAAAACGAGCTTGAGATATTGGACAGTATTTTTGATAAAATAAAACCTTACCTTACTCAGGAAGGCATCAAAGCCCTTGAAGAGCAGGGAACATGGACTACTGATCCGCACGACGGAATGTATGTTACTCCTATGGTGGAGAACCGCGAATGTGCATATGTAACGTTTGACGAAAAGGGAATTACCAAATGTGGTATTGAAAAAGCCTATGAGGATGGTGCTGTAGACTGGCAGAAACCTATTTCCTGCCACCTGTACCCTATTCGTGTTACGGAATATTCTGCATTCACAGCTTTGAATTATCATGAATGGAATGTATGCAGCGATGCATGCACGCTTGGAAAAGAACTTCAGGTTCCTGTCTATAAGTTTTTAAAGACTCCATTGATCAGAAAATATGGTGAAGAATTCTACAATGTTCTGAGTGGAGCTGCTGACGAGTGGAAAAAAGAATATGGTTCTTAACCTATAAGGATTTGAATTAAATAACAAAAACCGCAGATTTCTCTGCGGTTTTCTTATTGTAAGTAAAAAGTAGGACTAGTTAGCAGCTCCTGCTTTTACAGTAGTTACTTCTGTTTTTTTAGTTTCCTCTTTTTTAGCCTTTTCCCAACCGTCTTCCGGCATCAAAGTGGCTACAATTCTACCTTTTGTAAGGTATTTTTTAGCAACATCCTGAAGATCCTTTACGGTAAGCGCTTTTACTTTTTCCTGATAGTTCAGGATGTCATATTTATCACTTCCGTCTAGTTGGTTTTTAGCAATAGCATTCATCCAGAACATATTGTCTTTCAGTTCTGTTTTATTGTCATTGTATTCTCCTTCTTTGTATTTATCCAGATCTTTCTGCTCCGGGCCATTATCAATCAGTTTCTGAAGCTCAGCAATAGCACTTTTCGTAAGTTTCTCAGTATTCTCAGGGCCACAAGGGAAGCTGATGCTGAAATTGTAGGAATTGTAAGGAACTTTATTCAATCCTCCTCTAGCTCCTCCACCGTAGATGCCGCTTTCATCTTCTCTCAGTTTTTCGATCACTTTGATGGTTGCCACTTCTCCAAGGGCTGATAAAGCCAATGCTTCTTTTTCGTTATAAGGAGCTTCTCCTGCATAAGAAATGGTTACCATACTCTTCGGATCTTTTCCTTTTTTATAGACCTTGGTATAATCTCCGGTCATCTGTCTGTATCCTGTATCTTTGAACATGCCGGCCTTTCCTGATGAAGGAAGACTTGCAATATACTGCAGCACCTGATCTTTAAATTTCGCTTCATCTATATTTCCTACAAAATAGAAATGGAAGTTTCCGGCATTGGAAAATTTCTCTTTATAGATGTCATATGCTTTTTTATAATCCGTATTCTCCCAATCTTTCTCCATTGGGAACAGACCGATAAATCTAGGGTTCTTCTGATTCATGAATTTAGCATGTTCGCTTGCAAAATAAGTCTGTGGATTAGACAACAGGTTATTCAGCATGGCAGACTGCTTTTCTTTGTAAGCATTGAAGGAAGCCGGATTGTAATTTAAATTTGTAAAATAGGCATACATAAGCTCCATGGCTGTTCCTAAATCTTTTTGGGTTGTTCTTCCTGAAACCCCTTCGAAAAGAGAAGTTATCATAGGATTTACATTCACCTGCTTACCGGCAAGATAATTGGTAAGATCTGCTTTAGAGAATCCTCCTACACCCGCTTCTGATAGTGCAGAAAATGCAAACTGTGTTTTATTGTAATCTGCATCCGGAATAAGAGAACTTCCTCCTAAGCTTCTCGCCGTGAATACAATTTCATCATCTTTAAAATCAGTTTTCTTGAAAGTCACTTTAGCACCGTTGCTTAATGTCCAGGTTGTTGTTCCCAGCTTGGCGTCAGTTTCTGTTTTAGCAATTTTTCCTTCAGATTTGAAAGGTTTTACCAAATTTTTGATGGTGGCCTTTTCTTCATAAGGTTTCAGATCAGCCATTTTTACAGCATCAAATGTATTCACAACCATTGCTTCTGTAGGCATGGTGATATTATCTTTTTTAGGACCTGTAATTACAATCACCCTGCTGTCATCTTTCACCATTTTCTTGATGATTTCGTTGGTCTGTGCAAGGGTAACCGATGGTAAGAAAGACTTGGTATCTTCATATTCCCACGCAATTCCAGGTATTGGCTCCTGTTCCAGAAAATTTCTTACATACTCACCAACCAGCATATCACTTTCTGTCTTATCTCTGTTGTTATAAGATCTTTCAAGGTTGGATAATACCTGAGATTTTGCTCTGTCAAGTTCAGATTGGGTAAATCCGAATCTTTTTGCTCTTTCAACCTCTTCCAGTAAAACTTTCAGTGCATTCAGCTGGTTTCCTTCTTTCACCATGGCAAATCCCTGGAAAGCTTCTTTGCTTCTTGCATAAGTTCCCCCGTGGTATACTGATCCGAAAGTAAAAGGCGGATTTGTAGAGTTGATCAATTCTCTCAACCTGTTGTTAAGCATCGTT is a window from the Chryseobacterium indologenes genome containing:
- a CDS encoding DUF3109 family protein, with the protein product MIQIDDKLISEEIFSEEFVCNLTKCKGACCVEGDVGAPLDKNELEILDSIFDKIKPYLTQEGIKALEEQGTWTTDPHDGMYVTPMVENRECAYVTFDEKGITKCGIEKAYEDGAVDWQKPISCHLYPIRVTEYSAFTALNYHEWNVCSDACTLGKELQVPVYKFLKTPLIRKYGEEFYNVLSGAADEWKKEYGS
- a CDS encoding universal stress protein; amino-acid sequence: MINIVVPVDFGDKTDQLVDGAIKFAKQLNGRIYLIHVAPSDIGFAIGDMGFQYFPEVEANEIREELVQLNKIEQRIIAHDIDCEHLLKQGLAKDIILEHAKAKNADYIVMGSHGRSGIYDVFVGSLTKGITKSSSIPVLVLPIHD
- a CDS encoding fumarylacetoacetate hydrolase family protein; the encoded protein is MKIICIGRNYSEHAKELGNEIPENPVIFMKPDTAVLKGNDFYIPEFSNDIHYELEVVLKISKGGKYIQKETANKHYEEIGLGIDFTARDLQSELKSKGLPWELAKGFDGSAVVSSFFKKENFSLESLQFSLLKNKEKVQDGNTKDMMFNFDEIIAFASQYFTLRVGDLIFTGTPKGVGKVEENDILEAYLEEEKILDIRIL
- a CDS encoding DUF6341 family protein — protein: MTSFFLFLSKVFKWSFGFFDNFGNVLNWILFAVCCVLFTYWCYVLVVTLGGDKDKDYYSPTEGKHPYYDPNIYKKEG
- a CDS encoding M16 family metallopeptidase; its protein translation is MKKVLSSFAVIFLMSANAFGQNIPVDPSVRIGTLSNGMKYYIKKNTLPEKKVDFRLAINAGSILEDENQRGLAHFMEHMNFNGTKNFPDNKLVDFLQSIGVKFGQHLNAYTSFDETVYMLPVPLDKPGNLDAGLKVMEDWAFNATLSDEQINKERGVVLEELRLGLGADKRMMDKYLPKLLYKSQYADRLPIGKKEVLENFKPDVIRKFHQDWYRPDLMAIIVVGDINVDEIEKKIKDNFSKYKKPSKPRERKSFDLPNHKETLVAIETDPDATNSMVQFIMKDADAYKPDVTVEQYNQSLVENLSTTMLNNRLRELINSTNPPFTFGSVYHGGTYARSKEAFQGFAMVKEGNQLNALKVLLEEVERAKRFGFTQSELDRAKSQVLSNLERSYNNRDKTESDMLVGEYVRNFLEQEPIPGIAWEYEDTKSFLPSVTLAQTNEIIKKMVKDDSRVIVITGPKKDNITMPTEAMVVNTFDAVKMADLKPYEEKATIKNLVKPFKSEGKIAKTETDAKLGTTTWTLSNGAKVTFKKTDFKDDEIVFTARSLGGSSLIPDADYNKTQFAFSALSEAGVGGFSKADLTNYLAGKQVNVNPMITSLFEGVSGRTTQKDLGTAMELMYAYFTNLNYNPASFNAYKEKQSAMLNNLLSNPQTYFASEHAKFMNQKNPRFIGLFPMEKDWENTDYKKAYDIYKEKFSNAGNFHFYFVGNIDEAKFKDQVLQYIASLPSSGKAGMFKDTGYRQMTGDYTKVYKKGKDPKSMVTISYAGEAPYNEKEALALSALGEVATIKVIEKLREDESGIYGGGARGGLNKVPYNSYNFSISFPCGPENTEKLTKSAIAELQKLIDNGPEQKDLDKYKEGEYNDNKTELKDNMFWMNAIAKNQLDGSDKYDILNYQEKVKALTVKDLQDVAKKYLTKGRIVATLMPEDGWEKAKKEETKKTEVTTVKAGAAN
- a CDS encoding DUF6427 family protein, producing the protein MFKLLSKESNIFSIPVYIGFLLLVVVIFNILNFNTYEAIVAGITFLGIALGYFCFHSIALNYQTHLPLFLYTFFIFGLYPGNLDIGIAVSLLTNSFLILLLTSADEDIRKKSYVLVGSIVALNFIFLPTTWPMAVFVIIHVIATSAKITLNLFRFLLGIVLITFSYFSVMYFVQFTSWNIDYFPFGKMKPVTDYTELLPLIPVVLMLIYAVYDHFKNYNKKSPISRYKYTFLLVFSMAQLVSIVLYMNKSYEYLLLLAFPSSIILSRMMRFLPKYWMREASVWLIIISLLTFKAGTVFDLF